The following proteins are encoded in a genomic region of Arcobacter cloacae:
- the trpD gene encoding anthranilate phosphoribosyltransferase, which yields MFNTTKLKFDDIFEDRLSQEEIREYLLELYERGETAAEIAGAASAMRDHLIPLPIHEDLREKAIDIVGTGGDKSYSFNISSTVSILLAACGCYVAKHGNRSVTSKSGSADMLEAMGINLNLSLEATAKMLEDTGFGFMFAANHHPAMKFITPVRKTIPHRTIMNILGPLCNPAGVSKQVIGVFDKNYINRIATALDLLDSKRAMILASNDGMDEISVSDVTYATLLINGKIEDIEINPEDYGIPMASKEDIIGEGPEFNAKLTRDILSKKIVGAKLDIVLINAAAALIVDEKARDFKDGIDIAKAAIISGAAQAKLEQIIKVSQQLS from the coding sequence ATGTTTAATACGACAAAATTGAAATTTGATGATATTTTTGAAGATAGATTAAGTCAAGAAGAGATACGAGAGTATCTACTTGAACTTTATGAAAGAGGTGAAACAGCAGCAGAAATAGCTGGAGCTGCTAGTGCTATGAGAGATCATCTTATCCCTTTACCTATTCATGAAGATTTAAGAGAAAAAGCTATTGATATTGTAGGAACAGGTGGAGATAAAAGTTATAGTTTCAATATTTCAAGTACAGTTTCAATTTTACTTGCAGCTTGTGGTTGTTATGTGGCAAAACATGGTAATAGAAGTGTTACAAGTAAAAGTGGAAGTGCTGATATGCTTGAAGCTATGGGAATAAACTTAAATTTGAGTTTAGAAGCAACAGCAAAAATGCTTGAAGATACTGGTTTTGGGTTTATGTTTGCAGCAAATCACCATCCTGCTATGAAATTTATAACTCCTGTTAGAAAAACAATTCCTCACAGAACAATTATGAATATTTTAGGACCTTTATGTAATCCAGCTGGAGTTTCAAAGCAAGTAATTGGAGTATTTGATAAAAATTATATAAATAGAATTGCAACAGCTCTTGATTTACTTGATAGCAAAAGAGCAATGATATTAGCTTCAAATGATGGAATGGATGAAATTTCTGTATCAGATGTTACTTATGCAACTTTATTGATAAATGGAAAAATAGAAGATATTGAAATTAATCCAGAGGATTATGGAATACCAATGGCATCAAAAGAGGATATTATAGGTGAAGGTCCAGAATTTAATGCAAAATTAACAAGAGATATTTTGTCTAAAAAAATTGTTGGTGCTAAACTTGATATTGTGTTGATAAATGCTGCTGCTGCTTTGATTGTTGACGAAAAAGCAAGGGATTTCAAAGATGGTATTGATATTGCAAAAGCTGCAATTATAAGTGGTGCAGCTCAAGCAAAATTAGAACAAATTATAAAAGTATCACAACAATTAAGTTAA
- a CDS encoding GGDEF domain-containing response regulator, producing the protein MNKEVLKDISVLYVEDENDVREFTSKLLSSLLKKVYTAQNGLEGLETFKENKEDIDLVISDINMPKMNGLEMCENIRKINNEVPLVITSAHNDTNFLKKAIDVGVNTYAMKPIDLYQLIESIIKAMEPILLKRKLIELNLSLESKIEQEISKIKSILDAQDNIIIVTNKEEITNVNKKFLDFFNIDSFDNFISNKKNIFDFFEEEFGFITKEQIKKHDCWVKYIKDLHEIDRIVKIKNSLNEEKIFAINVDYYENKDDYYVFSLTDITKLKEKSNLLEYQASHDKLTGLFNRNKFDEIYTKELKRAKRYKNNLSMILFDIDNFKYVNDTFGHQIGDEVLKEISRLVSNSIRETDISVRWGGEEFLILLPQTDLFGAQAVAEKLRINIKNEVITQKQLNITASFGVTQMNETDDENILVSRCDKLLYKAKNSGKNIVVAE; encoded by the coding sequence ATGAATAAAGAAGTTTTAAAAGATATTTCTGTTTTATATGTTGAAGATGAAAACGATGTTAGAGAATTTACCTCTAAATTATTAAGTTCTTTACTAAAAAAAGTTTATACAGCGCAAAATGGTCTTGAAGGTCTTGAAACCTTTAAAGAAAATAAAGAAGATATAGATTTAGTAATTTCAGATATTAATATGCCAAAAATGAATGGTTTAGAAATGTGTGAAAATATTAGAAAAATAAATAATGAAGTTCCGTTAGTAATTACAAGTGCTCATAATGATACAAATTTTTTAAAAAAAGCTATTGATGTCGGCGTTAATACTTATGCTATGAAACCTATTGATTTATATCAGTTAATCGAAAGTATAATAAAAGCTATGGAGCCTATCTTATTAAAAAGAAAATTAATTGAATTAAATCTTTCTTTGGAGAGTAAAATTGAACAAGAAATAAGTAAAATAAAGTCTATTTTAGATGCTCAAGACAATATAATAATAGTTACAAATAAAGAAGAAATCACTAATGTTAATAAAAAATTTTTAGATTTTTTTAATATAGATAGTTTTGATAATTTTATTTCAAATAAAAAAAATATTTTTGATTTTTTTGAAGAAGAGTTTGGTTTTATAACTAAAGAGCAAATAAAAAAACATGATTGTTGGGTTAAATATATAAAAGATTTACATGAAATAGATAGAATTGTCAAAATAAAAAATAGTTTAAATGAAGAAAAGATTTTTGCTATAAATGTTGATTATTATGAAAATAAAGATGATTATTACGTATTTTCTTTAACTGATATAACAAAGTTAAAGGAGAAATCTAATTTGTTAGAATATCAAGCAAGTCATGATAAATTAACAGGCTTATTTAATAGAAATAAATTTGATGAAATTTATACTAAAGAATTAAAAAGAGCTAAAAGATATAAAAATAATCTTTCAATGATTTTATTTGATATTGATAATTTTAAATATGTAAATGATACATTTGGACATCAAATAGGTGATGAAGTTTTAAAAGAGATATCAAGATTAGTCTCAAATAGTATTAGAGAAACTGATATTTCTGTAAGATGGGGAGGAGAAGAGTTTTTAATACTTCTTCCTCAAACTGATTTATTTGGTGCTCAAGCTGTTGCCGAAAAGTTAAGAATAAATATAAAAAATGAAGTGATTACTCAAAAACAACTAAATATAACGGCTAGTTTTGGAGTTACTCAAATGAATGAAACAGATGATGAAAATATATTGGTTTCAAGGTGTGATAAGCTTCTTTATAAAGCTAAAAATAGTGGTAAAAATATAGTAGTAGCAGAGTAA
- the lptB gene encoding LPS export ABC transporter ATP-binding protein → MHKLHIKDITKTIKKTQILHGISLEVKSGEIVGLLGPNGAGKTTTFYTVCGLVKPTSGNVYFDDKDITALPLHKRALKGIGYLPQESSIFKDLSVEDNLMLAAEVITKDKEEQHKRVEELLELFNIEPIRQRKGVSLSGGERRRTEIARALVSQPKFLLLDEPFAGVDPIAVKDIQEIIHQLTKINIGVLITDHNVRETLQICDRAYVMKSGALLSSGTSEEIKNDSKVREHYLGEDFNF, encoded by the coding sequence ATGCATAAGTTACATATAAAAGATATAACAAAAACTATTAAAAAAACACAGATTTTACATGGTATTTCCCTTGAAGTTAAATCAGGAGAAATTGTTGGATTATTAGGACCTAATGGAGCAGGGAAAACAACAACATTTTACACAGTTTGTGGATTAGTTAAACCAACAAGTGGAAATGTGTATTTTGATGATAAAGATATAACAGCTTTACCTTTACATAAAAGAGCTTTAAAAGGAATAGGTTATTTACCTCAAGAATCTTCGATATTTAAAGATTTATCGGTTGAAGATAATCTAATGTTAGCTGCTGAAGTTATAACAAAAGATAAAGAAGAACAACATAAAAGAGTAGAAGAGTTACTTGAACTTTTTAATATTGAACCAATTCGTCAAAGGAAAGGAGTCTCTCTTTCAGGAGGTGAAAGAAGAAGAACAGAAATTGCAAGAGCGCTAGTTTCTCAACCTAAATTTTTACTTTTAGATGAACCTTTTGCAGGTGTTGATCCAATTGCAGTTAAAGATATTCAAGAAATAATACATCAATTAACTAAAATAAATATTGGTGTTTTAATTACAGATCATAACGTAAGAGAAACCTTACAAATATGTGATAGAGCCTATGTTATGAAATCAGGAGCTTTACTTTCAAGTGGAACAAGTGAAGAGATAAAAAATGATTCAAAAGTTAGAGAGCATTACTTGGGAGAAGATTTTAATTTCTAA
- a CDS encoding TonB-dependent receptor plug domain-containing protein, which translates to MYRKLLILSLLASLIKADEYNFDLLNDVFDLDLEQLQHIKVISASKTSQNLNTTPAKMIVITKEQIEQRGYRSLNELLNDLPSIQILNHADSGIMNQIGIRGMMGNNYFKVLQDGIEINQTDGEIMSISMQYPLFGIERVEILYGAASVLYGADAMSGVINLISSSKENGQAGVWAGERGYKYFYATQALKVNEGLFSYKAHFHTDQDYNLDKEYPNNYHGTLNSSYKFQPQETKSASLKYEKDGFDTGINYRYFSESTLIGMNNDNANRNVFDKNANLNSELFSTFARYKTTLFNDIESTTTLSYESTELLKNSYFKNQYTSYKPGYKYSKSQRYAFEETFNKNYENHNFTFGSSIEWFKSIPMTYDLPTQSLSNVYVVGSDNEIKAPIFEERWNNIAFYLQDQITLNENFQLSLATRYDKNSSYESTFNPRVALIHSKDSLTQKLIYSQAFLAPSNYNKYKIYGTPLKPNSLADGNKYETATFRVPNPDLKPEKSKSYEYNFDYLFNKNHLISFSTYYTTIKDLVLIEEKIPEQTYFLPNTTILDPRGAKNAANSYIYGGDILYNGHSYFSGYDINYWLNYSYVNGKIDYDYDYELPFFTSHIFKAGSTFRYKDFTISPTIRWIGPVSASHYDDGKLSRVDGYFITDIYSSYSLDKMQKLSFKIDNLFDKHYYGVRYNTSRRYLSPQNTRMISLAYTINF; encoded by the coding sequence ATGTACAGAAAACTTTTAATTTTATCACTTTTAGCTTCATTGATAAAAGCTGATGAATATAACTTTGATTTATTAAATGATGTATTTGATTTAGACTTAGAACAACTACAACATATAAAAGTTATTTCTGCATCAAAAACTTCTCAAAATCTAAATACAACTCCTGCAAAAATGATAGTTATTACAAAAGAGCAAATTGAACAAAGAGGATATAGAAGCCTTAATGAATTATTAAATGATTTGCCATCTATTCAAATACTAAATCATGCTGATAGTGGAATAATGAATCAAATTGGTATTCGTGGTATGATGGGAAATAATTATTTTAAAGTTCTTCAAGATGGTATAGAAATTAATCAAACTGATGGTGAGATTATGAGTATTTCTATGCAATATCCACTTTTTGGTATCGAAAGAGTAGAGATACTTTATGGTGCTGCTTCTGTTTTATATGGAGCTGATGCTATGAGTGGTGTTATAAATCTTATTAGTTCATCAAAAGAAAATGGTCAAGCTGGAGTTTGGGCAGGAGAGCGAGGTTACAAATATTTTTATGCAACTCAAGCTTTAAAAGTAAATGAAGGATTATTCTCTTATAAAGCTCATTTTCATACAGACCAAGATTATAATTTAGATAAAGAGTATCCAAATAATTACCATGGTACTTTAAATTCAAGTTATAAATTTCAACCACAAGAAACAAAATCTGCTAGTTTAAAATATGAAAAAGATGGATTTGATACTGGAATTAACTATAGATATTTCTCAGAATCAACTCTAATTGGAATGAATAATGATAATGCAAATAGAAATGTATTTGATAAAAATGCAAATTTAAATAGTGAATTATTTAGTACTTTTGCTAGATATAAAACTACTTTATTTAATGATATAGAATCAACGACTACATTAAGTTATGAATCCACTGAACTATTAAAAAATAGCTATTTTAAAAATCAATACACTTCTTATAAACCAGGATATAAATATTCAAAATCTCAAAGATATGCTTTTGAAGAGACTTTTAATAAAAATTATGAAAATCATAATTTTACTTTTGGAAGTTCAATAGAGTGGTTTAAATCAATTCCTATGACTTATGATTTACCAACACAATCTTTATCAAATGTTTATGTTGTTGGCTCTGATAATGAAATAAAAGCTCCTATATTTGAAGAAAGATGGAACAATATTGCTTTTTATTTACAAGACCAAATAACATTAAATGAAAATTTTCAATTATCACTTGCAACGCGTTATGATAAAAATTCTTCTTATGAATCAACTTTTAATCCAAGAGTTGCACTTATACATTCAAAAGACTCATTAACTCAAAAATTGATATATTCACAAGCTTTTTTAGCTCCTTCAAATTATAATAAATATAAAATTTATGGAACACCTCTAAAACCAAACTCCTTAGCTGATGGAAACAAATATGAAACAGCTACTTTTAGAGTTCCAAATCCAGATTTAAAACCAGAGAAAAGTAAAAGTTACGAATATAATTTTGACTATTTATTTAATAAAAATCATCTAATTTCATTTTCAACATATTATACAACTATAAAAGATTTAGTTTTAATTGAAGAAAAAATACCTGAACAAACATACTTTCTTCCAAATACTACAATTCTTGATCCAAGAGGTGCGAAAAATGCTGCAAACTCTTATATTTATGGTGGAGATATTTTATATAATGGTCACTCATATTTTTCTGGGTATGATATAAATTATTGGTTAAATTATAGTTATGTAAATGGTAAAATAGATTATGACTATGACTATGAATTACCTTTTTTTACATCTCATATATTCAAAGCAGGAAGTACTTTTAGATATAAAGATTTTACAATTTCACCAACTATTAGATGGATTGGACCTGTGAGTGCTTCTCATTATGATGATGGAAAATTATCAAGAGTAGATGGTTATTTTATAACAGATATTTACAGTAGTTACTCTTTAGATAAAATGCAAAAATTATCATTTAAAATTGATAATTTATTTGATAAACACTATTATGGTGTTAGATATAACACATCAAGAAGATATCTTTCTCCTCAAAACACAAGAATGATTTCTTTAGCTTATACAATCAATTTTTAG
- a CDS encoding S4 domain-containing protein — MRIDKFLNAVNITKRRAVAEDMLEHKVVFLNDQAVKKAKEVKVGDIIEIRYLEKIEKFKILQIPTTKSTPKSKIDEYVQRII; from the coding sequence ATGAGAATAGATAAATTTTTAAATGCCGTTAATATTACAAAACGAAGAGCAGTAGCTGAAGATATGCTTGAACATAAGGTTGTTTTTTTAAATGATCAAGCTGTAAAAAAAGCAAAAGAGGTAAAAGTTGGAGATATTATAGAGATTAGGTATCTTGAAAAAATAGAGAAGTTTAAAATTTTACAAATACCAACTACAAAATCAACCCCTAAATCAAAAATTGATGAATATGTACAAAGGATAATCTAA
- the tsaE gene encoding tRNA (adenosine(37)-N6)-threonylcarbamoyltransferase complex ATPase subunit type 1 TsaE, with protein sequence MKKEFELELNNLTILIDELKKVIDNENSVVILRGDLASGKTTLVKNYVKSLGLSDLVTSPTFSLQAIYSDTIFHYDVYNKTLNEFISLGMLEEFEKDGLHFVEWGDEKLQMLLNDYGYRVILIEIEKKDNKRLYKIDA encoded by the coding sequence TTGAAAAAAGAGTTTGAATTAGAGCTTAATAATTTAACTATTTTAATTGATGAATTAAAAAAAGTTATTGATAATGAAAATAGTGTTGTAATCCTAAGAGGTGATTTAGCAAGTGGAAAAACAACACTTGTAAAAAATTATGTAAAATCTTTGGGCTTAAGTGATTTAGTTACTTCTCCTACATTTTCATTACAAGCAATTTACTCAGATACTATCTTTCATTATGATGTTTATAATAAAACATTAAATGAGTTTATATCTCTTGGAATGCTTGAAGAGTTTGAAAAAGATGGGCTTCATTTTGTAGAGTGGGGCGATGAAAAACTGCAAATGCTACTTAATGATTATGGATATAGAGTAATTTTAATTGAAATAGAAAAAAAAGATAATAAAAGGCTATATAAAATAGATGCATAA
- a CDS encoding EAL domain-containing protein → MHYDVYIIDNLVKFNDFKEYSKDKIKNVNISLFFHFQDLIEQIEFVDILIVHIDSMEYFNIIEKYLKTEPYTIFIINDNSDLKNIPNSKKYDILYNPLDFDKLIYKIKHYTDNINNHLQLKKEEEFSNSIINNINYPIFSIDTEQIIFANDHFYELTNCYSTEELNEKYKSHKNIFEKEEGCITNLNNELLNNSKDKNLKVCLKDAQNKKRFFSIQKIYLSHNDTSIIVLNDISHEVEHKHELYKLLYTDNLTKFPNRAKLIEDLQNNNINLKAVALLNINSFKEVNDFFGHKVGDSILIDVAKLLSNNIKNYDYLKLYKFPSDNYCIVSTIDSKDDFIELIKKIIESIYKKVFTFEHYEIDIRMSAGISFSDKNNKLITADIALQTAKKDHKDYLVFYDELDKFQEYENNMFWTKKLKSAFINDNIEVYFQPLVNNETLNVDKYECLVRLIDEDGKVVAPFFFLDISKKSNQYTKLTKIVIEKSFKKFENLPFEFSVNISYEDIENSDFLDFIKEMLKKYNVKNRVVFEILEDENIKNYNLLTSFIDEIKTLGCKVAIDDFGSGYSNFEHLLKMNVDYLKIDSSLIKNIAKNENSYKIAKTIIEFAKNLNLKTIAEYVENEEIFNIIKELGATYSQGYYFSAPISEPNIYEFKKKINNE, encoded by the coding sequence ATGCATTATGATGTTTACATCATAGATAATCTTGTAAAATTTAATGATTTTAAAGAGTATTCTAAAGATAAAATAAAAAATGTAAATATTTCTTTATTTTTCCATTTTCAAGATTTAATAGAACAAATAGAATTTGTAGATATTTTAATTGTTCATATAGACTCTATGGAATATTTTAATATTATTGAAAAATATTTAAAAACAGAACCCTATACTATTTTTATTATAAATGATAATTCAGATTTAAAAAATATTCCTAATTCTAAAAAATATGATATTTTATATAACCCTTTAGATTTTGATAAATTAATATATAAAATTAAACATTACACCGATAATATAAATAATCATTTACAACTAAAAAAAGAAGAAGAGTTCTCCAACTCAATTATTAATAATATTAATTATCCTATTTTTTCTATTGATACTGAACAAATAATTTTTGCGAATGATCATTTTTATGAACTTACAAACTGTTATTCAACAGAAGAGTTAAATGAAAAATATAAAAGTCATAAAAATATATTTGAAAAAGAAGAAGGATGTATCACTAATTTAAATAATGAATTATTAAATAATTCAAAAGATAAAAATTTGAAAGTTTGTTTAAAAGATGCTCAAAATAAAAAAAGATTTTTTTCAATTCAAAAAATTTATCTTTCGCATAATGACACGAGTATAATAGTTTTAAATGATATAAGTCATGAAGTAGAACATAAACATGAATTATACAAATTACTTTATACTGATAATTTAACAAAATTTCCTAATCGTGCAAAACTAATAGAAGATTTACAAAATAATAATATTAATTTAAAAGCTGTAGCGTTATTAAATATAAACTCTTTTAAAGAAGTAAATGATTTTTTTGGTCATAAAGTTGGTGACTCAATCTTAATAGATGTTGCAAAACTACTTTCAAATAATATTAAAAATTACGACTATTTAAAACTATATAAATTTCCATCTGATAACTATTGTATTGTTAGTACAATTGATTCAAAAGATGACTTTATAGAATTAATTAAAAAAATCATTGAATCTATTTATAAAAAAGTTTTTACTTTTGAACACTATGAAATTGATATTAGAATGAGTGCTGGAATATCTTTTTCAGATAAAAATAATAAATTAATTACAGCTGATATTGCATTACAAACTGCAAAAAAAGATCATAAAGATTATTTAGTTTTTTATGATGAATTAGATAAGTTTCAAGAGTATGAAAACAATATGTTCTGGACAAAAAAACTAAAATCTGCTTTTATAAATGATAATATTGAAGTATATTTCCAACCTTTAGTAAATAATGAAACTTTAAATGTTGATAAATATGAGTGTTTGGTAAGATTAATCGATGAAGATGGAAAAGTTGTAGCACCATTTTTCTTCTTAGATATTTCAAAAAAATCAAATCAATATACAAAACTTACAAAAATTGTGATAGAGAAATCGTTTAAAAAGTTTGAAAATCTACCTTTTGAATTTTCTGTTAATATTTCTTATGAAGATATAGAAAATAGTGATTTTTTAGATTTTATAAAAGAGATGTTAAAAAAATATAATGTAAAAAACAGAGTTGTATTTGAAATATTAGAAGATGAAAATATTAAAAATTATAATCTTTTAACTTCGTTTATTGATGAAATTAAAACTTTAGGATGTAAAGTTGCTATTGATGATTTTGGAAGTGGTTATTCAAATTTTGAGCATTTATTAAAAATGAATGTGGATTATTTAAAAATAGATTCATCTTTAATAAAAAATATTGCAAAAAATGAAAATTCATATAAAATTGCAAAAACTATTATTGAATTTGCTAAAAATTTAAATCTAAAAACTATTGCTGAATATGTTGAAAATGAAGAAATATTCAATATAATCAAAGAATTAGGTGCTACATATTCTCAAGGGTACTATTTTTCAGCACCAATTTCTGAACCTAATATTTATGAATTTAAGAAAAAGATAAACAATGAATAA
- the kdsB gene encoding 3-deoxy-manno-octulosonate cytidylyltransferase — translation MIIIPARLNSSRFANKIMVDILGLPMVIRTARQVSSLDKVVIATDSQEVMDLAAQYGFDAVLTSTLHNSGTDRINEAVNILNLSEDEIIINVQADEPFIEPEVVQAVINRVKKIKENNEDIMITSCFKEISSELADDPNHVKVILDEHSNAIYFSRAKIPYHRDHYETSNYNGHLGIYGFTKKSLNNFCKLNPSKLENIEKLEQLRAIDNGFKIAMVKVSSKSFGIDTQEDLNNAIKIFGK, via the coding sequence ATGATAATTATACCAGCTAGATTAAATTCAAGTAGATTTGCAAATAAAATAATGGTTGATATTTTAGGATTACCAATGGTAATTAGAACTGCTCGTCAAGTTAGTAGTTTAGATAAAGTAGTAATTGCAACAGATAGCCAAGAAGTTATGGATTTAGCTGCACAATATGGATTTGATGCTGTTCTTACTTCAACTTTACACAATAGTGGAACAGATAGAATAAATGAAGCTGTTAATATTTTGAATTTAAGTGAAGATGAAATTATCATTAATGTTCAAGCAGATGAGCCATTTATAGAGCCAGAAGTTGTACAAGCTGTAATAAATAGAGTAAAAAAGATAAAAGAAAATAACGAAGATATTATGATAACTTCTTGTTTTAAAGAGATTAGTTCAGAATTAGCAGATGATCCAAATCATGTAAAAGTAATTTTAGATGAGCACTCAAACGCAATATATTTCTCAAGAGCTAAAATTCCATATCATAGAGACCACTATGAAACATCAAACTATAATGGTCATTTAGGGATTTATGGTTTTACTAAAAAATCATTAAATAATTTTTGTAAATTAAATCCTTCTAAACTTGAAAATATAGAAAAACTAGAACAATTAAGAGCAATAGATAATGGATTTAAGATTGCTATGGTAAAAGTTAGCTCTAAATCTTTTGGAATTGATACTCAAGAAGATTTAAATAATGCTATAAAAATATTTGGGAAATAA